A stretch of DNA from Rathayibacter sp. VKM Ac-2762:
ATCCCGACCGCGTAGCGCGGGCCGAGCGTGGTGCTCTGCACGAGGGCGCGGTCGATCTCGAGCTGGACCATCCGGCGGAACCCGCGCATCATCACGACCACGACGACGGCCGGCGCGATCGTCACCACGAGGGCGCTGATGCGCACCGAGAGCGCGCCCGCGCCGCCCGACTCCATCGAGAGGAACGCGATCACCTCGGCGATCGCGACGAGGGCGCTCACCGCGAGGATCTCGACCCCGCGCCGGTGGACGATCAGCGCGGCGTGCGCGACGGCGCCCGCGACCGCGGCGGTGGGGACGGTGCGGGCCGCGCCGGAGTCGGTCACGGCCACCAGGTCGAGCACGACGGCGGCTCCGAGGGCGACGAGGAAGCAGAGGTAGACCGGGAGCGGCAGGCGGCGTCCGCCGAGGTGGATCGCGAGGACGGTGGACCCGAAGGCCAGGACGACGAGGACCCAGGCGATCGCCGCGGGTGCGAGGTCGCTGTAGCGGGCGGAGGTCGAGAGGAAGATCAGCAGCTCGTAGGCGAGGATCGCGGCGGCGATGCCGTTGAGGCCGCTGCCGAGGTAGTTGGTGCCGAGCCCCTCCTGCTGGCGGCGGACCGAGCGGGCGGACCGGGAGGAGCGGCCGTGCGTCGCGGGCACGCGTCCCAGCAGCGGGGCCCGCGACTCCGGCCCGGGGCTCACTTGGGGACCTCCAGCACCACGGTCGTCCCCGATCCGGGGGCGCTGAACAGTCTGGTGCGGCCGCCGACGTCGCCGAGCCGGGCGATCACCGACTCCTTGAAGCCGAGCTTCGTGTCGGGGACGGTCGCGATGTCGAAGCCCGCGCCCGCGTCCGTGACCATCGCGCGGACGGTCGTCTCGTCCTCGGTGATCGTCACGTCGGCCGAGGCGACGCCGGAGTGGCGGCGCACGTTCTCGAGGCACTCCGCCAGGGCGAGCACGAAGGAGTCGAGGGCCGCGCCGGTGAGCGCCACCTGGCCGGAGCCGTGCCAGATCACGTCGAGCCCCATCCGGCCGAAGCGGTTGCGGACGGTCTCGAGGGTGTTGGCCGCGGGGGCGGAGGTGACGCTGGTCAGCTGGTAGGAGCCGGACGCGCTCGGGGTGGGGGTCCCGCCGAGCCGGAGCTGGCGCAGGAGCTGCGCGTCCTGCGCCGCCTGCTGCCGGAGCGCGTCGACCGACACTCCGCGGCCCGAGTGCGCGAGGAGCGTGAGGGTGGCCAGCACCGTGTCGTGCAGGAGCCGCGCGCCCTGCCGGCGCTGCGCCTCCGTCTCGCTGGCGAGGCGCTCCACACGGTGCGCGTTGCCGATGCTGTCGATCCGCCGCACCACCCGCGGGACCGCTGTGCCGATCCAGAGGGCGAAGCCGCAGAGCGTGCCCCAGGGCAGCAGGCTCTGGACGACCACGGTGGGGATCATGGTGCCGCTCGAGACGAGCACCGACGGGATCAGGCTCGGGAGGAGCACCGGCAGCAGCAGGAGCAGGCGGCGCGCGGACGTCGTCACGACCACGGCGATGCTCGCGGTCACGGCGTTCGCGGTGTTGACCAGGACGAACCCGGCGAAGTCGGCGCCCGGAGCGAGCCCCAGGGCGAGGCCCCAGCCCAGCAGCAGGCCGCCGACGGCGACCGTGATCACGCGGCTGCGGCGCCCCGTCCGGGCGAGCTCGACGTGGGCGGCCATCATGCCCAGGAGCAGCGCGACGGCGAACGGCACGGCGGCGGGCTGGAGCGTTCCGGGGATGAGGGCCATGCCGAGCGCCCCCGCTTCCGTGAGCAGGCCGATCCCGCAGGCGGAGTGGCGCAGCAGCCGGTCGCGCTCGCGGGCGCTGCGGATCATCGGCACGCTCTGGCCCCCTCCGGTCGTGGCGCGGGGCTGGCCCCCGTCTCACGATAGCCACTGCCCGGGCCGGTCGGAGCGGTTCGGGGCGTCGAACCGCGCCGGGGTCGGGCGGGTCAGGCCGTCGCGGGATGCGCCAGCAGCCGGGCGAGGTGCGCGCCGACCGCGTCGTCCTCGATGAGGAACCCGTCGTGGCCGAACGTCGAGGTGATCACCGCGACCTCTCCGCCGTCGAGGGCGCCGGGAGCGTGCGCCGCGATGATCCGCTGGCCCTCGACCGGGAAGAGCCGGTCGCTGTCGATGCCGAGGACGAGGGTCGGGCTGGTGATCCGGGAGAGGGCGGCCGCCTCGCCGCCCCGGCCGCGGCCGACGTCGTGCGAGTTCATCGCCTCGACGAGCGTGATGTAGCTGTTCGCGTCGAAGCGGCGCGTGAACTTGTTGCCGTGGAAGTCGAGGTACGACTCCACGGCGAAGCGGCCGCCGCCGCCGAGCGGGCTGAGCCCCGACTGCCAGCTGCGCTCGAAGCGGTCGTTGAGCTCGGAGGGGCTGCGGTAGTTGAGCAGTGCCATCCGGCGGGCGAGCGCGAGGCCGTGGTACGGGCCCTGGCCGTCGCCGGCGTCGTAGTAGGAGCCGCCCGCGAAGGCCGCGTCGTTGCGGATCGCCTCGAGCTGCACGAAGTTGAGGGCGATCTGGTCGGCCGTGGCCCGCGGGGGAGCGGCCAGAACCGCGAGGCGCGCGACCCGCTCCGCGTGGTCGATCCCCCACTCCAGCGCCTGCATCCCGCCCATCGAGCCGCCGATGACGGTGTGCCAGCGCTCGACGCCGAGCAGGTCGCTGAACTGCACCTGTGCCCGCACCTGGTCGCGGATGCTCGTGTACGGGAACCGTGCGCCCCACTCGTGGCCGTCGGGGGCGAGGGACGCGGGACCGCTGGAGCCCTGGCAGCCGCCGAGCATGTTCGGGGCGACCACGAAGAAGCGGTCGGTGTCGATCACGAGGCCGGGGCCGACGAGTCCCGACCACCAGCCGTCCGTCGCGTGGCCGGGATCGCCGCGGCCGAGCAGGTGGGAGTCGCCGGTCAGCGCGTGCAGGACGAGGACGGCGTTGTCGCGGCGCTCGTTCAGAGCGCCCCAGCTCTCGTAGGCGATGCGGGCGTGGGGGAGGCGGCCGCCCGCCTCGAAGTCGAACGGGCCGAGGTCGACGAAGCGGCGTCCGCCAGGGTGGTCGCCGTCGCGCCAGGCTCCGGTGGCGGGCGGCTTGCCGATGACCGAGAGGAGCTGGCGCTCGGTGACGAACGCCGACGGGACCGTGTCCTCGAGTGTCTGCTGCCAGTCCATAGCGCTGTCCATCGTGTCAGAGCGCCGCGGGGCGGAGCCGTTTGTTACGCCCTGCTCCCGCGCTCCTCCGCCCGCGCGCGGAGCGCCCCGACGCGATCCCCGCGGACGGGGACCCCGTCAGGGCGCCGAGGGGCCTCAGGCGTTCGCGCGGGAGGCCTCGACGACGGCGCGCGCGGCGCGGAGGGCCTGGTCGAGGTCGGCGCGGAGGTCGTCGACGTTCTCGAGTCCCACCGACAGGCGCACCAGGCCCGGAGTGACGCCGGCGGTCAGCTGCTGCTCGGGCGAGAGCTGCGAGTGCGTGGTCGACGCGGGGTGGATGACGAGCGAGCGGACGTCGCCGATGTTGGCCAGGTGCGAGAACAGCTCCAGCGAGTCGACGAAGGCCCGGCCGGCGTCCACTCCGCCCTTGAGCTCGAATGAGAGCACCGCGCCCACGCCCTTCGGCGCGTAGCGGTTGGCCGCGGCGTACCAGGGCGAGGTCGGCAGGCCCGAGTAGTTCACCGAGGCGATGTCGGAGTGGTTCTCGAGGTACTCCGCGATCTCCTGCGCGTTCTGCACGTGGCGCTCGATCCGGAGCGAGAGGGTCTCGATGCCCTGGATGAGCTGCCAGGCGCTCGCCGGGGCGATCGAGGCGCCGAGGTCGCGCAGGAGCTGCACGCGGGCCTTGATGATGTAGGCGAGGGAGTCGCCGACCGCGGCGGTGTAGACGGCGCCGTGGTACGACTCGTCCGGCGTGGTGAGGCCGGGGAAGCGCTCGGCGTTCGCGGTCCACGAGAAGCGGCCGCCGTCGACGATCGCTCCGCCGATGACCGTGCCGTGGCCGCCGAGGAACTTCGTCGCCGAGTGCACGATGATGTCCGCGCCGTGCTCGAAGGGGCGGATCAGGTAGGGCGTCGCGATGGTGTTGTCCACGATCAGGGGCACGCCGGCGTCGTGCGCGACATCGGCCACGGTGCGGATGTCGAGGATGTTGATCTTGGGGTTGCCGACGGTCTCGGCGAAGAACAGCTTCGTGTTCGGGCGGACGGCGCGGCGCCACTCCTCGCGGTCGTCCTGGTTCTCGACGAAGGTCGTCTCGATGCCGAGCTTGGCGAGGGTGTACTTGAAGAGGTTGTAGGTGCCGCCGTAGATCGAGGACGACGAGACGATGTGGTCGCCGGCCTGGGCGATGTTCAGCACTGCCGCGGTCTCGGCGGCCTGGCCCGAGGCGAGCAGCAGGGCGCCGGAGCCGCCCTCGAGGGCGGTGAGCCGCTCCTCCACGACCGCCTGCGTCGGGTTCTGGATACGGGTGTAGATGTTCCCGAACTCGGCCAGCGCGAACAGGTTCTGGGCGTGCTCCGCGTTGTCGAAGACGTAGGAGGTGGTCTGGTAGATCGGCGTCGCGCGGGCCTTGGTCACCGGGTCCGGCGCGGCGCCCGAGTGGATCTGCTTGGTCTCGAACTGCCACTTCTCGGAGTCGGTCATGGTGCTTCCCATCGGATCGTCGGGGTCGGGGACGGGGCCGTTCTCCGTCGCGACGAGCGTACGCGGGGGCCCGCCGGGCGGCCAGGACCGCCGACACACGGGGTAACGGCCGTCAGCGCCGCTCGGGCTGCCGGTCGCGCTTGGCGCCCGTGGGGTCGGCGCGGTCCGGGCGCCGGGGCCTCTCGTCGGCCGCCGGGGCGAAGAGCCAGGCCGCGCGGGGCTCGACCATCCGGTGGAAGACGGTGCGGGTCCAGCCCAGTGAGAGCGCGACCGAGACCGCGATGCAGAACACGATCATCAGCACGAGGGCGAGCGTGCTCTCCGTCCGCGAGAGGATCCCGGACTCCCGCAGCGGATAGAGGACGAAGCTGTGGAGGAGGTAGACGTACATCGTCGACTGCCCCCAGGCGGTGAGCGGGGTGCGGCGGCGCGGAACCAGCGCGAAGAGCGCGAGCGAGAGCACGACCGCTCCGGCCATCAGGGCCAGCCGCACCAGCCCGGCCCACCACTGGGTCTCGCCGAGGGCGTCGTAGGGGCGGTCGTAGAAGAACCAGTAGCGCAGGTCCGCCGCTCGGAACGCCTCGATGTTGACGGTCATGACGACCGCCGTGACCGCGAAGAGGACGACGGCGAGGATCCGGGCGAGGAGCACCCGCGACGGCGGCTGATCGAGCCAGCGGTCGACGGCGGAGCGGCCGCCGGGGGCGAAGCCGCGCAGGCGCCAGCCGAACACGAAGAACGGCAGGATCCCGATCGCGCGCGCGAGCGAGAAGGTCGAGTCGATGTTGTCGTAGTAGCTGACCCCGACCGCGAGCACCACGCTGATCAGCAGCGGCCAGCGCAGCAGCGCCAGGTAGGGGAGGACGAGGCGGAAGATGCCCAGCGCGAGCAGGAACCACAGCGTCCAGCTCGGCTTCGTCGGGTTGAACTCCTGCTTCCCCTCGACCAGGAACTGCACCAGGGTCCAGATCGTCTCCATGATCAGGTAGGGCAGGAGGATGTCGGTCAGCACCCGCCGCATCGCGCGCCCGCTCGGTGCGCCGCTCTTGGAGAAGTAGCCCGAGATGATCGCGAACGCCGGCATGTGGAAGGCGTAGATCGTCAGGTAGACGATGAGCGAGGTGTCGGAGTTGGCCGTCAGCCGCTGGACGCCGTGCCCGATCACGACGAGGGTCACGCAGACGAAGCGCGCGTTGTCCCAGAGGGGTACGCGGCGCTTCGGGGTGACGGCTGTCCCGGCGGTCGCGGGAACCGGGTCGGCGGGCGGCACGCGGCCAGACTAGCGTTGGGCTGCGACGACGGAGTCGAGGGTGTCCGAGGCTTGACGGAAGGGGACGGGCGTGGATCGACGCGTTGTCGTGACAGGAGCGAGTTCAGGGATCGGGGCGGCCACGGTCCGCCTGTTCCGCGAGCACGGCTGGGAGGTCGTCGCCGTCGCGCGCCGGCGCGACCGGCTGGAGGCGCTCGCCGCGGAGACCGGCGCCGGGTACTTCGCCGCCGACCTCACCGACGCCGCCCAGGTCGACGCTCTGCGCGACCACCTCGCCTCCTCCGGGCCCGTGCACGCCCTCGTGAACAACGCGGGCGGCGCGCTCGGACTCGACTCGGTCGAGAGGTCCGACCCCGAGGACTGGCGCCGCATGTTCGAGATCAACGTGCTCTCGGTGAAGCTCGTGACCAGCGCGCTGCTCCCGCTGCTGCGCGCCGGGATCCGGGGGAGCGGCACCTCCGCGGACATCGTGACGGTCACCTCGATCGCCGGCCACGTCGCCTACGAGGGCGGAGGCGGGTACAACGCCGCCAAGCACGCCGCGCACGCGCTGGTCGCCGTGCTGCGGCTCGAGCTGGCCGGCGAGCCGATCCGCGTGATCGAGATCGCGCCGGGGATGGTGCACACGGACGAGTTCTCGCTGGTCCGCTTCGGCGGCGACCGGGAGCGCGCCGACGCGGTCTACGCCGAGGTCCCCGACCCGCTCGTCGCGGAGGACGTCGCCGCTGCGATCGTCTCCTCGGTGGAGCTCCCCGCCCACGTCAACCTCGACCTGGTGACCATCAAGCCGGTCGCGCAGGCGGCCCCGCACAAGGTCGCGAAGGGACCCCTGGCCCCGCGCGCCTGACCGATGTGACGCGGAGGCCCGCGACGGCCTAGCCTGTCCCTCATGGTTTCCGACGCCGACGACTCCGCCGCCCTCCTCGCCGCCACGGAGAAGGAGGTGCTCGGCTGGCTCGAGTTCGGCGACGCCGCTCGGCACCTGGCCGACGACGTGGTCGCGTCGGGCTACCGGCCGGAGCTGGTCGTCGCCATCGCGCGCGGCGGTCTGCTCCTCGCGGGCGCCGTGGCCTACGCGCTCGGCATCAAGAGCTGCGGCGCGCTGAACGTCGAGTTCTACACCGGCGTCGAGGCGCGCCTGGCGGAGCCCGTGGTGCTGCCGCCGCTGCTCGACGAGGCGTCCGTGCGCGGCAAGCGCATCCTCCTGGTCGACGACGTCTCCGACTCCGGCCACACCCTCGCCCTCTCGGTGAAGCTCATCCGCGCGATGGGTGCCGAGGTGCGCACCGTGACCCTCTACACGAAGCCGCGCACGGTGCTCGAGCCCGATTTCTTCTGGCGCCGCACCCCGCGCTGGATCGTCTTCCCCTGGTCGGCTCTGCCCCCGGTGGACGGAGCCCTCGCCGAGGACGACGAGTGAGCGTCCACCTGATCGGCGGCGGAGGCGGCGTCGAGCACGACCAGCAGCTGTACGGGGCGTTCCTCGCGGAGGCGCGCGCCCACGCGGTCGACGCCGGCCGGATCGAGGGCCCGCACATCGCGATCGTCGTCGTCCACGACGGGCTCGGCCCGGAGGCCTACGCCGGCTACGCGGCACTGCTCGCGACGGTCGGCCCGCTCGACGCGTTCGCCGTGATGAAGCCGGAGGGCGGCCGGATCGATCCCGCGGTCTTCGACGACGTCGACGGGATCTTCGTCGGCGGAGGGCTGACCCCGGCCTACCGCGACGCGCTCGAGGCCTGCTTCCCGCGGCTGCGCGATCTCGTCTCCTCCGGAGTGCCGTACGCCGGCTACTCGGCGGGAGCCGCCGTCGCGGCCGACCGCGCCCTCGTCGGCGGCCACCGGATCGGCGGCGTCGCCGTCGTCCCGGAGGGCGCGGCGGAGGAGCTCGACGAGGTCACGGTGCTCGAGGGCATCGGTCTCATCGACGTGACGGTCGACGTGCACGCGGCGCAGTGGGGGACCCTCGGCCGCCTGGTCGCGGCCGTCGAGGCGGGCCTGGTCGACGGCGGCGTCGCGCTCGACGAGTCCACCGTGCTGATCGTCGGCACCGGCGCGCTCCGCGTCGGCGGCGCCGGCTCGGTGTGGCGCGTCAGCGGCAGCGACGCCGGAGTCGTCGTCGCGACGCTCGCGGCGGGCTGACCCGGTGGACCTCGCGGAGCTCGCGGCCTCGGGACTGATCGACAGGGGCTGGGCGGAGGCGCTCACCCCCGTCGCCGGGGACATCGCCGCGATGGGCGACTTCCTCCGCGGCGAGGTCGCGGCCGGCCGGCCCTACCTCCCCGCGGGCCGCGACGTGCTCCGCGCCTTCGCCGCACCCCTCGCGGACGTGCGCGTCCTCATCGTCGGACAGGACCCGTACCCGACGCCCGGGCACC
This window harbors:
- a CDS encoding peptidase S51, which translates into the protein MSVHLIGGGGGVEHDQQLYGAFLAEARAHAVDAGRIEGPHIAIVVVHDGLGPEAYAGYAALLATVGPLDAFAVMKPEGGRIDPAVFDDVDGIFVGGGLTPAYRDALEACFPRLRDLVSSGVPYAGYSAGAAVAADRALVGGHRIGGVAVVPEGAAEELDEVTVLEGIGLIDVTVDVHAAQWGTLGRLVAAVEAGLVDGGVALDESTVLIVGTGALRVGGAGSVWRVSGSDAGVVVATLAAG
- a CDS encoding SDR family NAD(P)-dependent oxidoreductase, whose amino-acid sequence is MDRRVVVTGASSGIGAATVRLFREHGWEVVAVARRRDRLEALAAETGAGYFAADLTDAAQVDALRDHLASSGPVHALVNNAGGALGLDSVERSDPEDWRRMFEINVLSVKLVTSALLPLLRAGIRGSGTSADIVTVTSIAGHVAYEGGGGYNAAKHAAHALVAVLRLELAGEPIRVIEIAPGMVHTDEFSLVRFGGDRERADAVYAEVPDPLVAEDVAAAIVSSVELPAHVNLDLVTIKPVAQAAPHKVAKGPLAPRA
- a CDS encoding phosphoribosyltransferase — translated: MVSDADDSAALLAATEKEVLGWLEFGDAARHLADDVVASGYRPELVVAIARGGLLLAGAVAYALGIKSCGALNVEFYTGVEARLAEPVVLPPLLDEASVRGKRILLVDDVSDSGHTLALSVKLIRAMGAEVRTVTLYTKPRTVLEPDFFWRRTPRWIVFPWSALPPVDGALAEDDE
- a CDS encoding homoserine O-acetyltransferase, producing the protein MDWQQTLEDTVPSAFVTERQLLSVIGKPPATGAWRDGDHPGGRRFVDLGPFDFEAGGRLPHARIAYESWGALNERRDNAVLVLHALTGDSHLLGRGDPGHATDGWWSGLVGPGLVIDTDRFFVVAPNMLGGCQGSSGPASLAPDGHEWGARFPYTSIRDQVRAQVQFSDLLGVERWHTVIGGSMGGMQALEWGIDHAERVARLAVLAAPPRATADQIALNFVQLEAIRNDAAFAGGSYYDAGDGQGPYHGLALARRMALLNYRSPSELNDRFERSWQSGLSPLGGGGRFAVESYLDFHGNKFTRRFDANSYITLVEAMNSHDVGRGRGGEAAALSRITSPTLVLGIDSDRLFPVEGQRIIAAHAPGALDGGEVAVITSTFGHDGFLIEDDAVGAHLARLLAHPATA
- a CDS encoding bifunctional o-acetylhomoserine/o-acetylserine sulfhydrylase, yielding MTDSEKWQFETKQIHSGAAPDPVTKARATPIYQTTSYVFDNAEHAQNLFALAEFGNIYTRIQNPTQAVVEERLTALEGGSGALLLASGQAAETAAVLNIAQAGDHIVSSSSIYGGTYNLFKYTLAKLGIETTFVENQDDREEWRRAVRPNTKLFFAETVGNPKINILDIRTVADVAHDAGVPLIVDNTIATPYLIRPFEHGADIIVHSATKFLGGHGTVIGGAIVDGGRFSWTANAERFPGLTTPDESYHGAVYTAAVGDSLAYIIKARVQLLRDLGASIAPASAWQLIQGIETLSLRIERHVQNAQEIAEYLENHSDIASVNYSGLPTSPWYAAANRYAPKGVGAVLSFELKGGVDAGRAFVDSLELFSHLANIGDVRSLVIHPASTTHSQLSPEQQLTAGVTPGLVRLSVGLENVDDLRADLDQALRAARAVVEASRANA
- a CDS encoding histidine kinase, which encodes MIRSARERDRLLRHSACGIGLLTEAGALGMALIPGTLQPAAVPFAVALLLGMMAAHVELARTGRRSRVITVAVGGLLLGWGLALGLAPGADFAGFVLVNTANAVTASIAVVVTTSARRLLLLLPVLLPSLIPSVLVSSGTMIPTVVVQSLLPWGTLCGFALWIGTAVPRVVRRIDSIGNAHRVERLASETEAQRRQGARLLHDTVLATLTLLAHSGRGVSVDALRQQAAQDAQLLRQLRLGGTPTPSASGSYQLTSVTSAPAANTLETVRNRFGRMGLDVIWHGSGQVALTGAALDSFVLALAECLENVRRHSGVASADVTITEDETTVRAMVTDAGAGFDIATVPDTKLGFKESVIARLGDVGGRTRLFSAPGSGTTVVLEVPK
- a CDS encoding acyltransferase family protein — its product is MPPADPVPATAGTAVTPKRRVPLWDNARFVCVTLVVIGHGVQRLTANSDTSLIVYLTIYAFHMPAFAIISGYFSKSGAPSGRAMRRVLTDILLPYLIMETIWTLVQFLVEGKQEFNPTKPSWTLWFLLALGIFRLVLPYLALLRWPLLISVVLAVGVSYYDNIDSTFSLARAIGILPFFVFGWRLRGFAPGGRSAVDRWLDQPPSRVLLARILAVVLFAVTAVVMTVNIEAFRAADLRYWFFYDRPYDALGETQWWAGLVRLALMAGAVVLSLALFALVPRRRTPLTAWGQSTMYVYLLHSFVLYPLRESGILSRTESTLALVLMIVFCIAVSVALSLGWTRTVFHRMVEPRAAWLFAPAADERPRRPDRADPTGAKRDRQPERR